The Lutibacter sp. Hel_I_33_5 genome has a window encoding:
- a CDS encoding helix-turn-helix transcriptional regulator encodes MAIIVNLDVMLAKRKMRSKELAGIIGITTANLSILKSGKAKAIRFSTLEAICKALECQPADILEYNND; translated from the coding sequence ATGGCAATCATAGTAAATTTAGATGTAATGCTTGCCAAACGTAAAATGCGAAGTAAAGAATTGGCAGGAATAATTGGCATTACAACAGCAAACTTATCCATCTTAAAATCTGGAAAAGCAAAAGCCATTCGTTTTTCTACTTTAGAGGCAATTTGCAAAGCTTTAGAGTGTCAACCAGCTGATATTTTAGAATATAATAACGATTAA
- a CDS encoding molybdenum cofactor guanylyltransferase, whose protein sequence is MKKHKKHTNLERRDNDIFAPNEIAILGSNCGVISDLVNQVSEKLSNYKLAYFDASHAKSLDSARDDTYQLSEYTFHHQGNVQITTSGTINKFQQRLNFSQYDYVFINGNHYQGAKQILILDKTKEASVLKRLEQLDRIQFVIKLKSETEFFPFLEEKYPHIRNLISYTIDEVDKIANHINNLIQEKIAPIKGLVLVGGKSTRMGKDKSELIYFGKPQKEVAKDLLQSNNLETSYSVQNSSEYVTEIHDTFLNLGPFGGICSAFQKDPNSAWFVLATDVPFVNDEIIQLLLQKRNSSKVATAIKGKNKEFVEPLITIYEPKAYPILLQYLAQGYSCPRKMLINSDVEIVEIDDSFIRNINTPEEFEIAKKEINSSSLRG, encoded by the coding sequence TTGAAAAAACACAAAAAACATACAAATTTAGAAAGGCGAGATAATGACATTTTCGCACCAAATGAGATTGCTATTTTAGGATCAAATTGTGGTGTAATTTCTGATTTAGTAAATCAAGTTTCTGAAAAACTATCCAATTATAAATTGGCATATTTTGATGCTTCTCATGCAAAATCTCTCGACTCCGCTCGAGATGACACTTATCAGTTATCAGAATATACTTTTCACCATCAAGGAAATGTGCAGATTACAACTTCTGGAACTATAAATAAGTTTCAACAACGATTAAATTTCTCACAATACGATTATGTTTTTATCAACGGAAATCATTATCAAGGAGCAAAACAAATTTTAATTTTAGACAAAACAAAAGAAGCTTCTGTTTTAAAAAGATTGGAGCAATTAGATAGAATTCAGTTTGTTATAAAGTTAAAATCTGAAACAGAATTTTTTCCTTTTTTAGAGGAAAAATATCCTCATATAAGAAACCTTATTTCTTATACAATTGATGAAGTTGATAAAATAGCAAATCATATCAATAATTTAATTCAAGAAAAAATTGCACCCATAAAAGGATTAGTTTTGGTTGGAGGAAAAAGCACAAGAATGGGGAAAGATAAATCTGAATTAATTTATTTTGGAAAACCTCAAAAAGAAGTTGCTAAAGATTTGCTACAAAGTAATAATTTAGAAACGTCTTATTCTGTTCAAAATTCTTCTGAATATGTAACTGAAATTCACGATACTTTTTTGAATTTAGGACCATTTGGTGGAATCTGTTCTGCCTTTCAAAAAGACCCAAATTCCGCTTGGTTTGTGTTAGCAACTGATGTTCCTTTTGTAAATGATGAAATAATTCAGTTGTTGTTACAAAAAAGAAATTCATCTAAAGTTGCAACAGCAATAAAAGGAAAAAACAAAGAATTTGTTGAGCCGTTAATTACCATTTATGAGCCAAAAGCATATCCAATTTTATTACAATATTTAGCGCAAGGATATTCTTGTCCACGTAAAATGTTGATTAATTCTGATGTAGAAATTGTAGAAATTGACGATTCTTTTATCAGAAATATTAATACTCCTGAAGAGTTTGAAATTGCTAAAAAAGAGATAAATAGTTCGTCATTACGAGGATGA
- a CDS encoding DUF2975 domain-containing protein yields the protein MKTINTLGFLINLLFYTLVIFALIIVFLIFGLMFFESYLPYNLRQFKQVFNLMNDWRFFIIPITTLINFFVFIYAILLLKKCIIPFKNNLFFSESVIKNLKVVGYLFFFIGIITILIKFLNVLAMYESIQNAIAISYLSSIDIGMTFLIIIGLFFLIFSKSFENAKILQKENELTI from the coding sequence ATGAAAACTATAAATACACTTGGATTTTTAATTAATCTTTTATTTTACACCTTAGTGATTTTTGCCTTAATAATAGTATTTTTAATATTTGGGCTTATGTTTTTCGAAAGTTACCTACCTTATAATTTAAGACAATTTAAACAAGTCTTTAATCTTATGAATGATTGGCGTTTTTTTATAATACCAATAACTACATTAATTAATTTCTTTGTTTTTATTTACGCTATATTACTTTTAAAAAAATGTATAATTCCTTTTAAAAACAATTTATTTTTCTCTGAAAGTGTAATAAAAAATCTGAAGGTAGTTGGTTACTTATTTTTTTTTATTGGTATAATTACTATTTTAATAAAGTTCCTTAATGTATTAGCTATGTATGAATCTATTCAAAATGCTATTGCTATATCTTACTTATCATCAATAGATATAGGTATGACATTTCTAATTATTATAGGCTTATTCTTTTTAATTTTTAGTAAATCATTTGAGAATGCTAAAATACTTCAAAAAGAAAATGAATTAACAATATAA
- a CDS encoding class I tRNA ligase family protein, giving the protein MQYNHQEIEKKWQQFWAKNQTFKASNESEKPKYYVLDMFPYPSGAGLHVGHPLGYIASDIYARYKRHKGFNVLHPQGYDSFGLPAEQYAIQTGQHPAKTTEENIKTYRRQLDQIGFSFDWSKEVRTSSPEYYKWTQWIFIQLFNSWYNKDSDKAEDVATLIKIFKKEGNATVNAVCDEDIKPFSSDEWKAFSKTEQEEILLQYRLTFLSDTEVNWCPALGTVLANDEIINGVSERGGHPVVRKKMTQWSMRISAYAQRLLDGLNTIDWPQPLKDSQTNWIGRSQGAMVTFKVEGLPSKENSEVKLSYKELEALKELRLNSSKAENTLWGELKNKKGASKFRKKYTIGAFLVDYVCLAKSLIVEFSGKEDEDARTEYFNNEGFNVIRFTNDEIIKNVEKVVSEINFAIQFPKIEKKKTKKDVISSAVEKSHNIDVFTTRPDTIFGVSFMTLAPEHELVSKITTDAQKVEVEAYIKATAKRSERDRMADVKTISGAFTGAYALHPFTGKKVPIWIGDYVLANYGTGAVMAVPCGDQRDYDFAKHFGIEIPNIFENVDISEAAHADKEGTKIANSDFLNGLSYKKAMKLAIYELEKQGYGEGKINYRLRDAVFSRQRYWGEPFPVYYKDGMPQMIDAKHLPIVLPEVEKYLPTEDGKPPLGNATEWAWDSRANKVVSNEKLKNKTVYPLELNTMPGWAGSSWYFNRYMDANNESEFASKEALDYWKEVDLYIGGSEHATGHLLYARFWQKFLFDKGIVPVDEFAKKLINQGMILGTSAFVNRLNIKGYSGGPIFISSDLLTLDSKSKEKDLSKFLFKMLDPVYQITGKDKIDGIFSLHTDVSFVNSSDELDIEAFKNWRAEFNDAEFITEEDGTFKVSREVEKMSKSKYNVVNPDAICEEYGADALRLFEMFLGPLEQAKPWKTSGISGVSSFLKKLWKLYFNGEVFEVSEDKATKDELKTLHKTIKKVEEDIENFSFNTSVSTFMIAVNELTTLKCNKREILELLLVLLSPYAPHIAEELWNKLGNKESISTAQFPVFDAKHLVESAKNYPISFNGKMRFTLELPLDLSKEEIEKTVMAHEKTIAQLAGREPKKIIVVPGKIVNIVG; this is encoded by the coding sequence ATGCAATACAATCATCAAGAGATAGAAAAGAAATGGCAACAATTTTGGGCTAAAAACCAAACTTTTAAAGCCAGTAATGAAAGTGAAAAACCTAAATATTATGTGTTAGATATGTTTCCTTATCCAAGTGGAGCAGGGCTGCATGTTGGACATCCGTTAGGATATATTGCGTCCGATATTTATGCGCGTTATAAACGCCATAAAGGCTTTAATGTGTTGCATCCACAAGGCTATGATTCGTTTGGATTACCAGCAGAACAGTATGCTATTCAAACAGGACAGCATCCTGCAAAAACTACCGAAGAAAACATAAAAACCTATAGAAGACAATTAGATCAAATAGGTTTTTCTTTTGATTGGAGTAAAGAAGTAAGAACTTCAAGTCCAGAATATTACAAATGGACTCAGTGGATTTTTATTCAGCTTTTTAACTCTTGGTATAATAAAGATTCAGACAAAGCAGAAGATGTTGCTACATTGATTAAAATCTTTAAAAAAGAAGGAAATGCAACTGTAAATGCTGTTTGCGATGAAGACATAAAACCTTTTTCTTCGGATGAATGGAAAGCGTTTTCAAAAACAGAACAAGAAGAAATTTTATTACAATATCGACTAACGTTTTTATCAGATACCGAAGTAAATTGGTGTCCTGCTTTAGGAACTGTTTTAGCAAATGACGAAATTATAAACGGAGTTTCAGAAAGAGGAGGTCATCCTGTAGTCAGAAAAAAAATGACACAATGGTCTATGCGAATTTCTGCATATGCACAACGTTTATTGGATGGTTTAAATACAATTGATTGGCCGCAACCTTTAAAAGATTCGCAAACAAATTGGATTGGAAGAAGTCAAGGTGCAATGGTGACCTTTAAAGTTGAAGGACTTCCTTCTAAAGAGAATTCAGAAGTAAAATTATCTTATAAAGAGCTCGAAGCTTTAAAAGAATTACGTTTAAACTCTTCCAAAGCAGAAAACACACTTTGGGGAGAATTAAAAAATAAAAAAGGTGCTTCAAAATTCAGAAAAAAATACACAATTGGTGCTTTTTTGGTTGATTACGTGTGTTTAGCAAAGAGTTTAATTGTTGAATTTTCGGGAAAAGAAGATGAAGATGCAAGAACTGAATATTTCAATAATGAAGGTTTTAACGTTATTCGTTTTACGAACGATGAAATAATTAAAAATGTTGAAAAAGTAGTTTCTGAAATTAATTTTGCAATTCAATTTCCAAAAATTGAAAAAAAGAAAACTAAGAAGGATGTCATTTCGAGCGCAGTCGAGAAATCTCATAATATAGATGTATTTACTACACGTCCAGATACAATTTTCGGAGTTTCATTTATGACACTTGCTCCAGAACACGAATTAGTTTCAAAAATTACAACCGACGCTCAAAAAGTAGAAGTTGAAGCTTATATAAAAGCAACAGCAAAACGTTCTGAACGTGATAGAATGGCAGATGTAAAAACTATTTCAGGTGCTTTTACAGGTGCGTATGCATTGCATCCGTTTACGGGAAAAAAAGTACCGATTTGGATCGGAGATTACGTTCTAGCAAATTACGGAACAGGTGCTGTTATGGCGGTTCCATGTGGAGATCAACGTGATTACGATTTCGCAAAACATTTTGGAATCGAAATTCCTAACATTTTTGAAAATGTAGATATTTCTGAAGCCGCTCATGCAGATAAAGAAGGAACCAAAATTGCAAACTCAGATTTTTTAAATGGATTATCGTACAAAAAAGCGATGAAACTTGCCATTTACGAATTAGAAAAGCAAGGTTATGGAGAAGGAAAAATAAACTACCGATTGCGTGATGCTGTTTTTAGCAGACAACGTTATTGGGGAGAACCTTTTCCTGTCTATTATAAAGACGGAATGCCGCAAATGATTGATGCAAAACACTTGCCAATTGTGTTGCCAGAAGTAGAAAAATACTTACCAACCGAAGATGGAAAACCACCTTTAGGAAACGCAACAGAATGGGCTTGGGATTCGCGTGCAAATAAAGTAGTAAGCAACGAAAAACTAAAAAATAAAACCGTCTATCCTTTAGAGTTGAACACTATGCCAGGTTGGGCAGGAAGTTCTTGGTATTTTAACCGATACATGGATGCGAATAACGAAAGTGAGTTTGCAAGCAAAGAAGCATTAGATTATTGGAAAGAAGTTGATTTATATATTGGTGGATCTGAACACGCAACAGGACATTTATTATACGCACGTTTTTGGCAAAAATTCTTGTTTGATAAAGGAATTGTACCTGTTGATGAGTTTGCTAAAAAACTGATTAACCAAGGAATGATTTTGGGGACTTCTGCTTTTGTGAATAGATTAAATATTAAAGGATATTCTGGAGGTCCAATTTTTATTTCTTCTGATTTATTAACATTAGATTCGAAGAGTAAGGAAAAAGATTTAAGCAAGTTTTTATTTAAAATGTTAGATCCTGTTTATCAAATAACAGGAAAAGATAAAATAGACGGAATTTTTTCATTACACACTGATGTTTCATTTGTAAACTCTTCTGATGAATTAGATATTGAAGCTTTTAAAAATTGGAGAGCAGAATTTAATGATGCAGAATTTATAACAGAAGAAGATGGCACTTTTAAAGTTTCTAGAGAAGTAGAAAAAATGTCTAAATCTAAGTACAATGTTGTAAATCCAGATGCTATTTGTGAAGAATATGGAGCTGATGCATTGCGTTTGTTTGAAATGTTTTTAGGGCCTTTAGAGCAAGCTAAACCTTGGAAAACCTCAGGTATTTCTGGAGTTTCATCATTCTTAAAAAAATTATGGAAACTGTATTTTAATGGAGAAGTATTTGAAGTTTCAGAAGATAAAGCTACAAAAGACGAATTAAAAACATTACATAAAACTATTAAAAAAGTAGAAGAAGACATCGAGAATTTCTCTTTTAATACATCTGTTTCTACTTTTATGATTGCAGTAAATGAGTTAACAACTTTAAAATGTAATAAGCGTGAAATTTTAGAGCTTTTATTGGTTTTATTATCGCCATATGCGCCACATATTGCAGAAGAATTATGGAACAAGTTAGGAAATAAAGAAAGTATTTCAACTGCTCAATTTCCAGTTTTTGATGCAAAACATTTGGTAGAAAGTGCTAAAAATTACCCGATTTCTTTTAACGGTAAAATGCGTTTTACCCTAGAACTTCCTTTGGATTTATCTAAAGAAGAAATAGAAAAAACAGTAATGGCACACGAAAAAACAATTGCGCAACTCGCAGGACGAGAACCAAAGAAAATTATTGTTGTCCCAGGTAAAATTGTAAATATAGTGGGTTAG
- a CDS encoding LexA family transcriptional regulator, with amino-acid sequence MTTKTQHRLTFFTPKSTDSNGAIFIDSGISAGFPSPADDFRETRISLDEELISNKEATFFAKVSGQSMIGAGLDDNDLLVIDRSLEPKNNKIAVCFLDGEFTVKRLRVEKNEVWLQPENPNYPIINITEDNDFVIWGIVTNVIKKI; translated from the coding sequence ATGACTACAAAAACACAACATCGTTTGACTTTTTTTACACCAAAATCTACAGATTCAAACGGTGCTATTTTTATTGATTCCGGTATTTCTGCAGGTTTTCCGTCTCCAGCGGATGATTTTAGAGAAACACGTATTTCTTTAGATGAAGAATTAATAAGTAATAAAGAAGCTACTTTTTTTGCTAAAGTTAGTGGGCAATCTATGATTGGTGCTGGATTAGATGACAATGATTTATTGGTTATCGATAGAAGTTTAGAACCAAAAAACAACAAAATTGCTGTTTGTTTTTTAGATGGCGAGTTTACTGTGAAACGTTTAAGAGTAGAAAAAAATGAAGTTTGGCTACAACCAGAAAACCCTAATTACCCAATTATAAACATTACTGAAGACAACGATTTTGTTATTTGGGGAATTGTAACAAATGTCATTAAAAAAATATAA
- a CDS encoding FeoB-associated Cys-rich membrane protein has translation MQEIVTYILVVLAVVFLVKKFLLPTKKDKNCSTDCGC, from the coding sequence ATGCAAGAAATAGTTACTTATATTTTAGTTGTTTTAGCAGTTGTTTTTCTTGTGAAGAAGTTTTTATTACCAACAAAAAAAGATAAAAATTGTAGTACAGACTGTGGATGTTAA
- a CDS encoding nucleoside deaminase: MIQPFDDTYFMKKAFQEAEAAFDKGEVPVGAIIVFKDQIIARAHNLTETLTDVTAHAEMQAFTAAADFLGGKYLKECTLYVTLEPCQMCAGASYWTQIGKIVFGASEPERGFVNLKTTLHPKTKVISGILENECSQLLKRFFIEKRNLN; the protein is encoded by the coding sequence ATGATTCAACCTTTTGACGATACTTATTTTATGAAAAAAGCTTTTCAAGAAGCTGAAGCCGCTTTTGATAAAGGTGAAGTTCCTGTTGGTGCAATTATCGTTTTTAAAGATCAAATTATTGCAAGAGCACATAATCTTACGGAAACGTTAACTGATGTGACTGCTCATGCAGAAATGCAAGCATTTACTGCTGCTGCAGACTTTTTAGGTGGAAAATATTTAAAAGAATGTACGTTGTATGTTACTTTAGAGCCTTGCCAAATGTGCGCTGGCGCAAGTTATTGGACACAAATCGGTAAAATAGTTTTTGGTGCTTCAGAACCTGAACGTGGATTTGTAAATCTAAAAACAACCTTACACCCTAAAACAAAAGTAATTTCAGGAATCTTAGAAAACGAGTGTTCGCAATTGTTAAAACGGTTTTTTATTGAGAAACGGAATTTGAATTAA
- the dxs gene encoding 1-deoxy-D-xylulose-5-phosphate synthase, with protein MTNNLLQHINNPSDLRKLNPEQLVQVAKELRDFIIDIVATKEGHLGASLGVVELTIALHYLFDTPNDLLVWDVGHQAYGHKILTDRKANFHTNRQLNGISGFPKRSESKFDTFGVGHSSTSISAALGMAIASNLKGDLEKHHIAVIGDASIASGMAFEALNHAGVSDINLLIILNDNAIGIDPAVGALKEYLTKVKSDKRLAAQNNIIKALNFDYSGPIDGHNLPKVLSELERLKTVKGPKFLHVITTKGKGLEQAEKDQVTYHAPGKFDKISGERIKKEESNYSKFQDIFGKTIVELAVENKNIVGITPAMLTGSSLKFMMQEFPKRTFDVGIAEQHAVTLAAGMATQGLVPFCNIYSTFLQRAYDQVIHDVALQNLPVIFCLDRAGLVGEDGATHHGVFDLAYIRCIPNLIVFAPRNEIELRNIMYTAQLGLNNPIAIRYPRGRGNLIDWQKPFQEIELGKGVCLQEGKDIAVLSIGTIANNVSKAINNLENSSEIGHYDMRFVKPLDENLLHEVFKKYKNIITIEDGTIKGGFGSTVLEFAAKNNYKNKIELLGVPDEFIHHGKVTELEEICGLDAKSIAKKINQYMSPRA; from the coding sequence ATGACAAATAATTTGTTACAACATATCAATAATCCGTCTGATTTAAGAAAATTAAATCCAGAGCAGCTTGTACAGGTTGCAAAAGAGTTACGTGATTTTATTATTGATATTGTTGCAACTAAAGAAGGTCATTTAGGCGCTAGTTTAGGCGTTGTTGAGCTCACAATTGCACTTCATTATTTGTTTGATACACCAAACGATTTATTGGTTTGGGATGTTGGACATCAAGCATACGGACATAAAATATTAACTGATAGAAAAGCAAATTTTCATACCAATCGTCAATTAAACGGAATTTCAGGATTCCCAAAAAGAAGCGAAAGTAAATTTGATACTTTTGGTGTTGGTCATTCTTCTACGTCAATTTCGGCAGCTTTAGGAATGGCAATTGCTTCTAATTTAAAAGGTGATTTAGAAAAACATCATATTGCGGTTATTGGTGATGCTTCAATTGCAAGCGGAATGGCCTTTGAAGCATTGAATCATGCAGGTGTTTCTGATATAAATCTTCTGATTATTTTAAATGATAATGCCATCGGAATTGATCCTGCGGTAGGAGCTTTAAAAGAGTATTTAACAAAAGTAAAATCTGATAAACGATTAGCAGCACAAAATAATATTATAAAAGCTTTGAATTTTGATTATTCAGGTCCAATAGACGGGCATAATTTACCAAAGGTTTTATCAGAATTAGAACGTTTAAAAACGGTAAAAGGACCAAAATTTTTGCATGTTATTACTACGAAAGGAAAAGGGTTAGAGCAAGCTGAAAAAGATCAAGTAACATATCATGCACCAGGTAAATTTGATAAAATTTCTGGAGAGAGAATCAAAAAAGAAGAAAGTAACTATTCGAAATTTCAAGATATTTTTGGAAAAACGATTGTTGAATTAGCAGTAGAAAACAAAAATATAGTAGGTATTACTCCAGCGATGTTAACAGGAAGTTCATTAAAATTTATGATGCAAGAATTTCCTAAAAGAACCTTTGATGTCGGTATTGCCGAACAACACGCCGTTACGTTGGCAGCAGGAATGGCAACACAAGGTTTAGTGCCGTTTTGTAATATTTATTCTACTTTTTTACAACGGGCTTACGATCAGGTTATTCATGATGTTGCCTTGCAAAATTTACCAGTAATTTTCTGTTTAGATAGAGCTGGTTTGGTTGGTGAAGATGGCGCAACACATCACGGTGTTTTTGATTTGGCGTATATACGTTGCATTCCTAATTTGATTGTTTTTGCTCCTAGAAACGAAATTGAATTACGGAACATCATGTACACAGCGCAATTAGGATTAAACAATCCGATTGCAATTCGTTATCCTCGTGGAAGAGGAAATTTAATCGATTGGCAAAAACCTTTTCAAGAAATAGAACTTGGAAAAGGAGTTTGTTTACAAGAAGGAAAAGATATTGCAGTTTTATCTATTGGAACGATTGCAAATAATGTTTCAAAAGCCATCAATAATTTAGAAAATTCATCAGAAATTGGGCATTATGATATGCGTTTTGTAAAACCTTTAGATGAAAATTTATTACACGAAGTTTTTAAGAAATATAAAAACATCATTACCATTGAAGATGGAACGATAAAAGGTGGATTTGGCTCAACTGTTCTTGAGTTTGCTGCAAAAAACAACTATAAGAATAAAATTGAATTGTTAGGTGTTCCTGATGAATTCATCCATCATGGAAAAGTTACAGAATTAGAAGAAATTTGTGGTTTAGATGCAAAATCTATTGCTAAAAAAATTAACCAATATATGTCACCTCGAGCGTAG
- a CDS encoding DUF2911 domain-containing protein — MKKSILSIAVIAMTLIFSLDTVAQKFPNLDKSPMDAASFPSSYRVSNKLVKVVYSRPQLKGRSISKLAPEGKVWRTGANEAAEITFYKDVTFGGKEVKAGTYTLFTIPNKENWTVILSTASNVWGSYFYKESEDVVRVSAEVSTSEKTLEEFGIAFEGEDNNATMYLGWGKVLVSLPLKG, encoded by the coding sequence ATGAAAAAATCAATCTTATCAATTGCAGTTATTGCAATGACACTTATCTTTTCTTTAGATACAGTTGCTCAAAAATTCCCAAATTTAGACAAAAGCCCTATGGATGCAGCATCGTTTCCAAGTAGCTATAGAGTTTCTAATAAACTAGTAAAAGTAGTGTACAGTCGACCGCAATTAAAAGGAAGAAGTATTTCTAAATTAGCCCCAGAAGGAAAAGTTTGGAGAACGGGTGCAAACGAAGCAGCGGAAATTACTTTTTATAAAGATGTAACCTTTGGAGGGAAAGAAGTAAAAGCAGGAACGTATACTCTATTTACAATTCCAAATAAAGAAAATTGGACTGTTATTTTAAGTACAGCTTCTAACGTTTGGGGTTCTTATTTTTATAAAGAATCGGAAGATGTTGTAAGAGTAAGTGCAGAGGTTTCCACTTCAGAAAAAACTTTAGAGGAGTTTGGTATTGCTTTTGAAGGTGAAGATAACAACGCAACTATGTATTTAGGATGGGGGAAGGTATTAGTATCTCTTCCTTTAAAAGGATAA
- a CDS encoding deoxyguanosinetriphosphate triphosphohydrolase: MNWQQLLSLKRFGDTEKRLRAAQDETRSGFEVDFDRIIFSSPFRSLQDKTQVIPLSETDFVHTRLTHSLEVSVVGRTLGRRVGKVLLERHPELIELGYTFNDFGAIVAAASVTHDIGNPPFGHSGEKAIGEYFKTGNGVKYKDQLSDKEYQDLIDFEGNANGFKILTESREGISGGLRLSYATLGAFLKYPKESLPKKPTQHVVDKKYGFFQSEKAEFLDVATDLGLQKKSTTNDVSFYRHPLAYLVEAADDICYTIIDFEDGINLGLIDESYTLEYMSKLIKNINREKYYALQHKKDRAGYLRAIAINALIDEAVNIFLDNEKLILKGNFDRGLLDRCQYEAQINDIIKISVDKIYNSKEVIEKEVAGYKIIADLLDVFVTALNNKFDGKPSNFDKLVLNLLPKEYQTKTSKLYSRIMAICSYVAGMSDGYAMRLHKKLTGNIF; this comes from the coding sequence ATGAACTGGCAACAATTACTTTCTTTAAAACGATTTGGCGATACCGAAAAACGTTTACGTGCAGCACAAGATGAAACACGTTCTGGTTTTGAAGTAGATTTTGATAGAATCATATTTTCATCCCCTTTTAGAAGTTTACAAGATAAAACACAGGTAATTCCGCTATCAGAAACCGATTTTGTACATACGCGTTTAACACACAGTTTAGAAGTTTCTGTTGTAGGAAGAACGCTAGGAAGACGTGTTGGAAAAGTACTGTTAGAACGTCATCCAGAATTGATTGAATTAGGATATACCTTCAACGATTTTGGGGCAATTGTTGCAGCAGCTTCTGTAACGCATGATATTGGAAACCCACCTTTTGGTCATTCTGGAGAAAAAGCAATCGGTGAATACTTTAAAACAGGAAATGGCGTAAAATATAAAGATCAGTTATCCGATAAAGAATATCAAGATTTAATTGATTTTGAAGGAAATGCAAACGGATTTAAAATCTTAACCGAAAGCAGAGAAGGAATTTCTGGCGGTTTGCGATTAAGTTATGCAACCTTAGGGGCTTTTTTAAAGTACCCTAAAGAGAGTTTACCAAAAAAACCAACCCAACATGTAGTAGATAAAAAATATGGCTTTTTTCAGTCTGAAAAAGCAGAATTTTTAGATGTTGCTACAGATTTAGGGCTACAAAAGAAATCAACCACTAATGATGTTTCTTTTTACCGTCATCCACTAGCTTATTTGGTGGAAGCAGCAGATGATATTTGCTATACAATTATCGATTTTGAAGACGGAATTAACTTAGGCTTAATCGACGAAAGTTACACATTAGAGTACATGTCTAAGTTGATAAAAAACATCAACAGAGAAAAATATTACGCATTACAACATAAAAAAGATAGAGCTGGTTATTTAAGAGCAATCGCTATAAATGCATTAATTGACGAAGCTGTCAATATCTTTTTAGACAATGAAAAATTGATTTTAAAAGGTAATTTTGATAGAGGTTTGTTAGATCGATGTCAATATGAAGCTCAGATAAATGATATTATAAAAATTAGTGTTGATAAAATTTACAACAGTAAAGAAGTAATAGAAAAAGAGGTTGCTGGGTATAAAATTATTGCTGATTTATTAGATGTTTTTGTTACCGCTTTAAATAATAAATTTGACGGAAAACCTTCTAATTTTGACAAACTAGTACTGAATTTATTACCGAAAGAATATCAAACAAAAACATCCAAATTGTATAGTAGAATTATGGCTATTTGCAGTTATGTTGCAGGAATGTCTGATGGATATGCCATGCGATTACATAAAAAATTAACGGGGAATATTTTCTAG